In the Malania oleifera isolate guangnan ecotype guangnan chromosome 1, ASM2987363v1, whole genome shotgun sequence genome, one interval contains:
- the LOC131156454 gene encoding uncharacterized mitochondrial protein AtMg00820-like, giving the protein MSTTQLSLKLATAEEPPVLRSHQMTTRSQNHIVKPKTFTNGIVRYPLPQSFFVASGVPDFPMNYTEASKYSEWRNAMDEEFTTLMKNGTWSLVPSKPNMNIVDSKCIFKSKHKANGTLECHKAQLVAKGYHQQPKFDFDDTFTPVVKPTTI; this is encoded by the coding sequence ATGTCCACCACCCAACTGTCATTAAAGCTTGCCACTGCTGAAGAGCCTCCAGTACTACGTTCCCACCAAATGACCACACGGTCCCAGAACCACATCGTGAAGCCAAAGACCTTCACTAATGGAATAGTTCGCTACCCACTTCCGCAGTCTTTCTTTGTTGCAAGTGGTGTTCCTGACTTCCCCATGAATTATACAGAAGCAAGCAAATATAGTGAGTGGCGCAATGCAATGGATGAGGAATTCACAACTCTTATGAAGAATGGCACTTGGTCTCTAGTGCCATCAAAACCAAATATGAACATTGTCGACTCCAAGTGCATTTTCAAATCCAAACACAAAGCCAATGGCACTCTCGAATGCCATAAAGCACAACTAGTTGCCAAGGGCTACCACCAACAGCCCAAATTTGACTTCGATGACACATTCACTCCAGTGGTCAAGCCCACAACCATCTAG